One Rhinoderma darwinii isolate aRhiDar2 chromosome 6, aRhiDar2.hap1, whole genome shotgun sequence DNA window includes the following coding sequences:
- the KNOP1 gene encoding lysine-rich nucleolar protein 1 isoform X1, with translation MKVLSHVLSIMANDDEESITRTEQTKKKKKKKKRRRKSKQDNSGKIIVGGCQCHNSKNTIKKKHKKKANATEDASEIMHVVPKKKNDETMASCDPKTNDDVPIKKTTLDQVSLGDPTSTEGTHKKKNKKNVLVNEISTYDHQTNDDNPEKKKNKNVASCKLKSNDPVHKKKAKETNLKAKKKKTILKSKAVTEDNILTSVPENNIVLKKKKRTKKDPSSLRSKEDKDITIDLTMDELDCSCSDNLSNSKRKKRKKSKTAEGNFVNEASEAGSVVTKKKKKVSELVEESRSSKDDHPEMSDHADVKKKKKKKKATSVKIEDEAINDHDVHHGKEGGDSISVGKKKKMKSSIIDEESGSLQGNKEMVGHGASDLNGNKVKDNGITSKEALKKKKGNKAKEKTESVKGTVGSCEEKKKKSKKRKAVEMINHTDEEHRANEDTTEVPKKKKKIQEGERQDVYLVSAEDGNKDEIHIDTVRRKALQEDIDRESGNTKGTKFGQWDSATFQNSEQQTKFLRLLGGFKKGNQATLTSTSNQEQANMALGKEGEHILQRNLLAEFDKAVSWKQNRGIGLGFQPAQKKTFYIDQTASRSVKLDD, from the exons CATTATGGCAAACGATGATGAGGAATCTATAACCCGCACTGAACAaacaaagaagaagaagaagaagaagaagaggaggaggaaatcAAAGCAAGACAATTCTGGGAAAATAATAGTGGGGGGATGTCAGTGTCATAATagcaaaaatacaataaaaaagaaGCATAAAAAGAAAGCCAATGCCACAGAGGATGCTTCTGAAATAATGCATGTAGTTCCTAAAAAGAAAAATGATGAAACTATGGCATCATGTGACCCCAAAACAAATGATGATGTCCCAATAAAGAAGACTACCTTAGATCAAGTTTCTTTAGGTGACCCCACATCTACTGAGGGAacccacaaaaagaaaaataagaaaaatgtgtTGGTTAATGAGATTTCAACATATGACCACCAAACTAATGATGATAATccagaaaagaagaaaaacaaaaatgttgctTCGTGTAAGCTCAAAAGTAATGATCCAGTGCACaaaaagaaagcaaaagagaCAAACTTAAAGGCTAAGAAAAAGAAGACTATCCTCAAAAGTAAAGCCGTAACTGAGGATAACATCCTAACTTCAGTTCCTGAAAACAATATTGTCcttaaaaagaagaaaagaacAAAGAAAGATCCCTCTTCACTTCGCTCCAAAGAGGACAAGGACATCACTATAGACCTGACAATGGATGAACTAGACTGTTCCTGCAGTGATAACCTGTCCAactcaaaacgtaaaaaacgcaagAAGTCAAAGACAGCCGAGGGCAACTTTGTCAATGAAGCCTCAGAAGCTGGAAGTGTtgtcacaaaaaagaaaaaaaaggtttctGAACTAGTGGAAGAGTCAAGATCTTCGAAAGACGACCACCCTGAGATGTCTGACCATGCAgatgtaaagaagaaaaaaaagaaaaagaaggctACGTCTGTAAAGATAGAAGATGAAGCCATTAATGATCATGATGTCCACCATGGCAAAGAAGGTGGAGATTCTATATCCGttggcaaaaaaaagaaaatgaaaagctCAATTATTGATGAGGAATCTGGAAGTTTACAAGGAAATAAGGAAATGGTAGGACACGGAGCATCTGACCTGAATGGAAACAAAGTTAAGGACAATGGCATAACTTCTAAAGAAGCCTTGAAGAAAAAGAAGGGAAATAAAGCAAAAGAAAAGACTGAGTCGGTGAAAGGAACAGTTGGCTCttgtgaagaaaaaaagaaaaagtccaagAAGAGGAAAGCGGTGGAGATGATAAACCATACTGATGAGGAGCACAGGGCAAATGAGGATACAACAGAAGTtcccaaaaagaagaaaaaaattcaaGAG GGAGAGCGCCAAGATGTCTACTTGGTGTCAGCGGAAGATGGAAACAAAGATGAAATCCATATTGATACg GTAAGGCGAAAAGCACTGCAGGAGGATATTGACCGTGAATCTGGAAACACCAAG GGAACGAAGTTTGGGCAGTGGGACAGTGCTACGTTCCAAAATTCAGAGCAGCAAACCAAGTTCCTTCGTCTTTTGGGTGGATTCAAGAAGGGAAACCAAGCGACCTTGACATCGACCTCAAACCAAGAACAAGCCAATATGGCCTTGGGGAAGGAAGGAGAACATATTCTTCAGAGGAACCTGCTAGCAGAGTTTGACAAAGCGGTTTCCTGGAAACAGAACAGAGGAATTGGCTTAGGCTTCCAGCCTGCCCAGAAGAAGACCTTCTACATAGACCAAACCGCATCCAGGTCGGTGAAATTGGATGACTGA
- the KNOP1 gene encoding lysine-rich nucleolar protein 1 isoform X2, with the protein MKVLSHVLSIMANDDEESITRTEQTKKKKKKKKRRRKSKQDNSGKIIVGGCQCHNSKNTIKKKHKKKANATEDASEIMHVVPKKKNDETMASCDPKTNDDVPIKKTTLDQVSLGDPTSTEGTHKKKNKKNVLVNEISTYDHQTNDDNPEKKKNKNVASCKLKSNDPVHKKKAKETNLKAKKKKTILKSKAVTEDNILTSVPENNIVLKKKKRTKKDPSSLRSKEDKDITIDLTMDELDCSCSDNLSNSKRKKRKKSKTAEGNFVNEASEAGSVVTKKKKKVSELVEESRSSKDDHPEMSDHADVKKKKKKKKATSVKIEDEAINDHDVHHGKEGGDSISVGKKKKMKSSIIDEESGSLQGNKEMVGHGASDLNGNKVKDNGITSKEALKKKKGNKAKEKTESVKGTVGSCEEKKKKSKKRKAVEMINHTDEEHRANEDTTEVPKKKKKIQEGERQDVYLVSAEDGNKDEIHIDTGTKFGQWDSATFQNSEQQTKFLRLLGGFKKGNQATLTSTSNQEQANMALGKEGEHILQRNLLAEFDKAVSWKQNRGIGLGFQPAQKKTFYIDQTASRSVKLDD; encoded by the exons CATTATGGCAAACGATGATGAGGAATCTATAACCCGCACTGAACAaacaaagaagaagaagaagaagaagaagaggaggaggaaatcAAAGCAAGACAATTCTGGGAAAATAATAGTGGGGGGATGTCAGTGTCATAATagcaaaaatacaataaaaaagaaGCATAAAAAGAAAGCCAATGCCACAGAGGATGCTTCTGAAATAATGCATGTAGTTCCTAAAAAGAAAAATGATGAAACTATGGCATCATGTGACCCCAAAACAAATGATGATGTCCCAATAAAGAAGACTACCTTAGATCAAGTTTCTTTAGGTGACCCCACATCTACTGAGGGAacccacaaaaagaaaaataagaaaaatgtgtTGGTTAATGAGATTTCAACATATGACCACCAAACTAATGATGATAATccagaaaagaagaaaaacaaaaatgttgctTCGTGTAAGCTCAAAAGTAATGATCCAGTGCACaaaaagaaagcaaaagagaCAAACTTAAAGGCTAAGAAAAAGAAGACTATCCTCAAAAGTAAAGCCGTAACTGAGGATAACATCCTAACTTCAGTTCCTGAAAACAATATTGTCcttaaaaagaagaaaagaacAAAGAAAGATCCCTCTTCACTTCGCTCCAAAGAGGACAAGGACATCACTATAGACCTGACAATGGATGAACTAGACTGTTCCTGCAGTGATAACCTGTCCAactcaaaacgtaaaaaacgcaagAAGTCAAAGACAGCCGAGGGCAACTTTGTCAATGAAGCCTCAGAAGCTGGAAGTGTtgtcacaaaaaagaaaaaaaaggtttctGAACTAGTGGAAGAGTCAAGATCTTCGAAAGACGACCACCCTGAGATGTCTGACCATGCAgatgtaaagaagaaaaaaaagaaaaagaaggctACGTCTGTAAAGATAGAAGATGAAGCCATTAATGATCATGATGTCCACCATGGCAAAGAAGGTGGAGATTCTATATCCGttggcaaaaaaaagaaaatgaaaagctCAATTATTGATGAGGAATCTGGAAGTTTACAAGGAAATAAGGAAATGGTAGGACACGGAGCATCTGACCTGAATGGAAACAAAGTTAAGGACAATGGCATAACTTCTAAAGAAGCCTTGAAGAAAAAGAAGGGAAATAAAGCAAAAGAAAAGACTGAGTCGGTGAAAGGAACAGTTGGCTCttgtgaagaaaaaaagaaaaagtccaagAAGAGGAAAGCGGTGGAGATGATAAACCATACTGATGAGGAGCACAGGGCAAATGAGGATACAACAGAAGTtcccaaaaagaagaaaaaaattcaaGAG GGAGAGCGCCAAGATGTCTACTTGGTGTCAGCGGAAGATGGAAACAAAGATGAAATCCATATTGATACg GGAACGAAGTTTGGGCAGTGGGACAGTGCTACGTTCCAAAATTCAGAGCAGCAAACCAAGTTCCTTCGTCTTTTGGGTGGATTCAAGAAGGGAAACCAAGCGACCTTGACATCGACCTCAAACCAAGAACAAGCCAATATGGCCTTGGGGAAGGAAGGAGAACATATTCTTCAGAGGAACCTGCTAGCAGAGTTTGACAAAGCGGTTTCCTGGAAACAGAACAGAGGAATTGGCTTAGGCTTCCAGCCTGCCCAGAAGAAGACCTTCTACATAGACCAAACCGCATCCAGGTCGGTGAAATTGGATGACTGA